Proteins encoded together in one Telopea speciosissima isolate NSW1024214 ecotype Mountain lineage chromosome 6, Tspe_v1, whole genome shotgun sequence window:
- the LOC122666329 gene encoding squamosa promoter-binding-like protein 8 produces MLDYEWANSSPMLLSGDDSTQGSDQTRQIFNHYNQTIAENFLSPPSSFSFHHHQQQQNQNHLHSLYDSQAFSLSYSHTLSPETVPGSNSSSNGYVVLPKNESGSGRLDFPAKIGLNLGGRTYFSSSEEDIVNRFYRRSTPIESGPSNASSPKCQAEGCNADLTHAKHYHRRHKVCEFHSKASTVLAGGMTQRFCQQCSRFHLLSEFDQGKRSCRKRLADHNRRRRKSQNQPPETQRQKQSLQETTQSSPSETPARSSPGSVVQSLSVVTTAVSPPRMSLSSYRYSHQGSESCGSLFSQLGNFRPYGRSQSSSWDEEEEDQRERKRGPEFMK; encoded by the exons ATGTTAGACTACGAATGGGCGAACTCGTCTCCAATGTTACTCTCTGGCGACGATTCCACACAAGGTTCCGACCAAACTCGTCAGATTTTCAACCATTACAACCAAACCATCGCCGAAAActtcctctctcctccctcttccttctctttccaccaccaccaacagcAGCAGAACCAAAACCATCTCCATTCCCTTTACGATTCGCAAGctttctccctctcttactCCCATACTCTGTCACCGGAAACTGTCCCCGGCAGCAACAGTAGCAGCAATGGCTATGTagttttaccaaaaaacgaGTCTGGTTCAGGGCGTTTAGATTTCCCGGCGAAAATCGGATTGAATTTGGGAGGTCGAACCTACTTCTCGTCGTCCGAGGAAGATATCGTGAACCGGTTTTACCGCCGGTCCACACCAATCGAATCTGGACCGTCTAATGCCTCTTCCCCAAAATGCCAAGCTGAAGGCTGCAACGCCGACTTGACACATGCCAAGCATTATCACCGGCGGCATAAAGTCTGCGAGTTTCACTCCAAGGCCTCCACTGTGTTAGCCGGTGGCATGACTCAGCGATTCTGCCAGCAGTGCAGCAG GTTTCATCTTCTGTCGGAGTTCGATCAAGGGAAGCGAAGTTGTAGGAAAAGGTTGGCAGATCACAATCGTCGAAGGAGGAAATCACAGAACCAACCACCAGAAACTCAACGCCAGAAACAATCACTTCAAGAGACCACTCAGAGTTCTCCCTCTGAAACTCCTGCAA GATCATCTCCAGGATCTGTAGTGCAATCTTTATCGGTGGTGACAACTGCAGTCTCGCCTCCGAGAATGTCGCTGAGTTCGTACCGGTACAGTCACCAAGGTTCGGAATCATGTGGATCTCTGTTCTCGCAGTTGGGGAATTTTCGTCCGTACGGGCGCAGTCAGAGCTCGAGCTgggatgaagaggaagaagatcagCGTGAACGGAAGAGAGGACCGGAATTTATGAAGTGA